Proteins from a single region of Novosphingobium sp. CECT 9465:
- the bioB gene encoding biotin synthase BioB, producing the protein MQETMLQPRESTVTTDAFTTGASALPACRNDWTREEIAALFDLPFTELVFRAAQVHRAHHRAGEVQLCTLLSIKTGGCPEDCGYCSQSVKADSGIEATKLMEVQKVLQSAAQAKDNGSKRFCMGAAWRNPKDRDMPAIIAMVKGVREMGMETCMTLGMLTPSQANQLAEAGLDYYNHNIDTSPERYGEVITTRTFADRLQTLDTVRNAGINVCSGGIVGMGETRADRVGFVHALATLEQHPESVPVNALVPVKGTVLGNMLADTPLAKIDDIEFVRTVAVARITMPLSMVRLSAGRESMSEATQSLCFMAGANSIFTGDKLLTAANAGDDADAAMFARLGLKPMEGDEPLRAMKAAVGGCSGGCAA; encoded by the coding sequence GTGCAAGAGACCATGCTCCAGCCGCGAGAATCGACCGTCACCACCGACGCGTTCACCACTGGAGCGTCCGCCCTGCCTGCCTGCCGGAATGACTGGACGCGCGAAGAAATCGCCGCGCTGTTCGATCTGCCGTTCACCGAACTGGTGTTTCGTGCCGCGCAAGTGCACCGCGCGCACCATCGCGCTGGCGAAGTGCAGCTTTGCACCCTGCTCTCGATCAAGACCGGCGGCTGCCCCGAAGATTGCGGCTACTGTTCGCAATCGGTGAAGGCCGACAGCGGCATCGAAGCCACCAAGCTGATGGAAGTGCAGAAAGTTCTGCAATCTGCCGCACAGGCCAAGGACAACGGATCGAAGCGTTTCTGCATGGGTGCAGCATGGCGCAATCCGAAGGACCGCGACATGCCCGCGATCATCGCCATGGTGAAGGGCGTGCGTGAAATGGGCATGGAAACCTGCATGACGCTGGGCATGCTCACCCCGTCGCAGGCCAACCAACTCGCCGAAGCGGGCCTCGATTACTACAACCACAACATCGACACCTCGCCCGAACGCTATGGCGAAGTAATCACCACGCGCACTTTCGCTGACAGGTTGCAAACGCTCGATACGGTGCGCAACGCCGGGATCAACGTATGTTCGGGCGGCATCGTCGGCATGGGCGAAACACGCGCCGATCGCGTCGGCTTCGTCCATGCGCTGGCCACGCTGGAACAGCACCCCGAAAGCGTACCGGTCAACGCGCTGGTCCCGGTCAAGGGCACCGTTCTGGGCAACATGCTGGCCGATACACCGCTCGCCAAGATCGACGATATCGAATTCGTCCGCACCGTGGCCGTGGCGCGCATCACCATGCCGCTGTCTATGGTGCGCCTTTCGGCGGGACGCGAATCCATGAGCGAGGCAACGCAAAGCCTGTGCTTCATGGCAGGCGCGAACTCGATCTTCACCGGCGACAAGCTGCTCACCGCCGCTAATGCCGGAGACGATGCCGACGCGGCAATGTTCGCCCGCCTTGGTCTGAAGCCGATGGAAGGCGATGAACCGCTGCGCGCAATGAAGGCAGCAGTCGGAGGCTGTTCGGGGGGCTGCGCGGCCTGA
- a CDS encoding 8-amino-7-oxononanoate synthase — translation MADTSTRTGNIWSTHTADLAALGEKARLRSLSPRRGVDFASNDYLAMSTSPRLARAVRDAIARGVPLGSGGSRLLRGNDPEHELLEEEAARFFGSEAALFFSSGYAANVALLSTLPQRGDLIVYDELVHASMHEGLRLTRATAVSAAHNDPQGFDDAARTWRANGNTGRIWLAFETLYSMDGDIAPVAEMARVAERHDAIMLIDEAHATGVFGHDGRGLACDLDGRPDTVVLRTCGKALGCEGALVLGPRIVRDFLVNRGRPFIFSTAPSPLIAAAVREAICMLADEPERRESLKDLVIHAEAVLGRHGAIATGSQILPLILHDDARTMAVAAALQARGFDVRGIRPPTVPQGTSRLRISLTLNTSRSDVDALGAALADALG, via the coding sequence ATGGCAGACACTTCAACCCGGACGGGCAATATCTGGAGTACCCACACCGCCGATCTCGCCGCCTTGGGCGAAAAGGCGCGGCTGCGCTCGCTGTCCCCGCGCAGGGGCGTTGACTTTGCTTCGAACGATTACCTTGCGATGTCCACCTCGCCGCGCCTTGCCCGCGCGGTGCGGGATGCCATCGCGCGCGGCGTACCGCTGGGTTCGGGCGGATCGCGGCTGCTGCGCGGCAACGATCCCGAACACGAACTTCTGGAAGAAGAGGCCGCGCGTTTCTTTGGCAGTGAGGCTGCGCTGTTCTTCTCTTCAGGCTACGCCGCCAATGTCGCGCTGCTCTCCACCCTGCCCCAGCGCGGTGACCTTATCGTCTATGACGAACTCGTCCATGCCTCCATGCATGAAGGCCTGCGCCTGACCCGCGCCACCGCCGTCAGCGCCGCGCACAACGATCCGCAAGGCTTCGACGATGCCGCGCGAACGTGGCGCGCCAATGGCAACACAGGCCGCATCTGGCTGGCGTTCGAAACGCTCTATTCGATGGATGGCGATATCGCGCCCGTGGCCGAAATGGCCCGTGTTGCCGAACGCCACGATGCCATCATGCTGATCGACGAAGCCCACGCTACCGGCGTGTTCGGACACGATGGACGCGGCCTTGCCTGCGATCTTGACGGTCGGCCCGATACCGTGGTCCTGCGCACCTGCGGCAAGGCGCTGGGCTGCGAAGGGGCGCTTGTGCTCGGTCCCCGGATTGTCAGGGATTTCCTGGTAAATCGGGGCCGTCCGTTCATCTTCTCAACCGCGCCATCGCCGCTCATCGCCGCCGCCGTGCGCGAAGCCATCTGCATGCTGGCGGATGAACCTGAACGCCGAGAATCGCTCAAGGATCTTGTGATCCATGCCGAAGCCGTGCTAGGTCGCCACGGAGCCATCGCCACCGGATCGCAGATCCTGCCGCTGATCCTGCACGATGATGCCCGCACCATGGCCGTTGCGGCCGCACTTCAGGCCAGGGGCTTCGATGTGCGCGGCATTCGCCCGCCCACCGTCCCTCAGGGCACCAGCCGGTTGCGCATCTCGCTGACGCTCAACACCAGCCGGAGCGATGTCGATGCATTGGGCGCAGCACTGGCGGACGCGCTGGGATGA
- the putA gene encoding bifunctional proline dehydrogenase/L-glutamate gamma-semialdehyde dehydrogenase PutA → MTKPTPFEHFAPALATPTALRRAITDATRRAERDCVKALLPEATLPAAVAASAQALARKLVETLREKPRGNGVEQLVQEYALSTQEGVALMCLAEALLRIPDNATRDDLIRDKIAGGNWLAHLGGDRSLFVNAATWGLVVTGKLTASVDDSGLGNALTRLLARAGEPVIRRGVDLAMRMMGEQFVTGETIAEALKRARPLERRGFRYSYDMLGEAAMTARDADRYYADYETAIHAIGMASAGRGVYDGPGISIKLSALHPRYARAQQARVMAELLPRVKALAKLAMRHDIGLNIDAEEADRLELSLDLLEALAMDPELAGWNGLGFVVQAYGKRCPAVIDWIVDLARRAGRRIMVRLVKGAYWDAEIKRAQVDGQADFPVYTRKAHTDVAYIACARRLLAARDVVFPQFATHNAQTLATIYRMAGPDFTIGSYEFQCLHGMGEPLYDEVVGPDKLDRPCRIYAPVGTHETLLAYLVRRLLENGANSSFVNRIANPQVPVEDIIADPVAQVTAAADPGAPHPLIALPRAIFPDRRNSAGPDLADEATLGRLSQRFTAVSRLVRHAAPTAELPAGPARAVRNPANHADIVGMVREVLPEAAAQAPHISATSRWSQTPVATRAIILERASDAMQAALPELIALIVREAGKSVPNAVAEVREAIDFLRYYASQAPLLAGSLPLGTALCISPWNFPLAIFTGQIAAALMAGNPVLAKPAEETPLIASEAVRILHEAGVPDDALILLPGDGTIGASLVAAPEVSAVLFTGSTEVGRLIQRQLATRLSAPGRPVPLIAETGGQNAMIVDSSALAEQVVADVIASAFDSAGQRCSALRVLCLQEDVADHVLAMLKGALAELHIGTTDRLSADIGPVITAQARDGIEAHIAALAAKGCPVHRLALGPETAGGTFVAPTIIELPDPALLTREVFGPVLHVIRFPRSGMGAMVDRINAWGYGLTFGLHTRLDETITRITARANAGNIYVNRNVIGAVVGVQPFGGHGLSGTGPKAGGPLYLRRLVASAPSAPALALGERELIGPVGERNIHALRPVGRVLIAAQHHERLAALESRVKSLGGIPVVADPGWQALGPFARALVDGDTAFTLAIAQAVAALDGAIVPVLCPADDDAMLIGEVSLSINTTAAGGNASLMAMA, encoded by the coding sequence ATGACCAAGCCCACCCCCTTCGAACACTTCGCGCCAGCGCTTGCCACGCCCACGGCCTTGCGCCGCGCCATTACCGACGCCACGCGCCGTGCCGAACGTGATTGCGTGAAAGCGCTGCTGCCGGAGGCAACGCTGCCGGCAGCGGTCGCTGCTTCGGCGCAGGCGCTCGCCCGCAAACTGGTTGAAACGCTGCGCGAAAAGCCGCGCGGCAATGGCGTGGAACAACTGGTGCAGGAATACGCGCTGTCCACGCAGGAAGGCGTTGCCCTGATGTGCCTTGCCGAAGCGCTGCTGCGCATACCTGACAACGCCACGCGCGACGACCTTATCCGCGACAAGATTGCCGGGGGAAACTGGTTGGCACACCTTGGCGGTGATCGCTCGCTGTTCGTCAACGCCGCCACCTGGGGCTTGGTCGTCACGGGCAAGCTGACCGCAAGTGTGGATGACAGCGGTCTGGGCAATGCGCTCACGCGCCTGCTGGCACGGGCAGGCGAACCCGTAATCCGGCGCGGCGTCGATCTTGCCATGCGGATGATGGGCGAACAGTTCGTCACCGGCGAAACGATTGCCGAAGCGCTGAAGCGGGCGCGCCCGCTGGAAAGGCGCGGCTTCCGCTACAGCTACGACATGCTCGGCGAAGCAGCGATGACCGCACGGGACGCCGACCGTTACTACGCCGATTACGAAACCGCGATCCACGCCATCGGCATGGCGTCGGCAGGGCGCGGCGTCTATGATGGCCCCGGCATCTCGATCAAGCTGTCAGCGCTGCATCCGCGCTACGCCCGCGCGCAGCAGGCGCGCGTGATGGCCGAACTGCTGCCACGCGTGAAGGCGCTGGCGAAACTGGCAATGCGTCATGACATCGGTCTCAATATCGACGCCGAAGAAGCGGATCGCCTGGAACTGTCACTTGACCTTCTCGAAGCCCTTGCGATGGACCCTGAACTGGCAGGCTGGAACGGCCTCGGCTTCGTCGTCCAGGCTTATGGCAAGCGCTGCCCGGCGGTGATCGACTGGATCGTCGATCTCGCCCGCCGCGCTGGCCGCCGGATCATGGTCCGGCTGGTCAAGGGTGCCTACTGGGATGCAGAGATCAAGCGCGCGCAAGTGGACGGCCAGGCCGACTTTCCCGTCTATACCCGCAAGGCGCATACCGATGTCGCCTATATCGCCTGCGCCCGCCGCCTGCTTGCCGCGCGCGATGTTGTGTTTCCCCAGTTCGCCACGCACAATGCGCAAACACTGGCCACGATCTACCGCATGGCCGGACCGGATTTCACCATCGGCAGTTACGAATTCCAGTGCCTCCATGGCATGGGCGAACCGCTCTATGACGAGGTTGTCGGGCCGGACAAGCTGGACCGTCCCTGCCGCATCTATGCCCCGGTGGGCACGCACGAAACGCTGCTCGCCTATCTCGTTCGTCGCCTGCTGGAAAACGGCGCGAACTCATCGTTCGTGAACCGGATCGCCAATCCACAAGTGCCGGTCGAAGATATCATCGCCGACCCGGTGGCGCAGGTCACCGCCGCTGCTGATCCCGGCGCACCCCATCCGCTGATTGCCCTGCCCCGCGCGATCTTCCCCGATCGCCGCAACAGCGCCGGGCCAGACCTTGCCGACGAGGCAACGCTGGGCAGGCTGAGCCAGCGCTTCACCGCCGTTTCAAGGCTGGTCCGCCATGCCGCGCCCACGGCCGAATTGCCCGCTGGCCCTGCGCGTGCCGTCCGCAATCCCGCCAATCATGCCGATATCGTCGGCATGGTCCGCGAGGTGTTGCCAGAAGCTGCGGCCCAGGCCCCGCACATCTCGGCTACCTCGCGCTGGAGCCAGACGCCCGTCGCCACGCGCGCGATCATCCTCGAACGCGCGTCCGATGCGATGCAGGCCGCCTTGCCCGAACTCATCGCGCTGATCGTGCGCGAGGCGGGCAAATCGGTGCCCAACGCCGTGGCCGAAGTGCGTGAAGCCATCGATTTCCTGCGCTATTATGCGTCGCAAGCCCCATTGCTGGCGGGGTCGCTTCCGCTCGGAACCGCGCTATGCATCAGCCCGTGGAACTTCCCGCTGGCGATCTTTACCGGACAGATTGCCGCCGCGCTGATGGCGGGCAATCCCGTGCTGGCAAAACCGGCAGAGGAAACGCCGCTGATCGCATCGGAAGCCGTGCGTATCCTGCACGAAGCGGGCGTACCCGATGACGCCCTCATCCTGCTGCCGGGCGATGGCACGATAGGCGCCAGCCTTGTCGCTGCGCCGGAAGTGTCGGCCGTGCTGTTCACCGGATCGACCGAAGTCGGCCGCCTGATCCAGCGCCAATTGGCAACGCGCCTGTCTGCCCCAGGCCGGCCCGTCCCGCTGATCGCGGAAACCGGCGGGCAGAACGCGATGATCGTCGACAGTTCGGCCCTTGCCGAACAGGTCGTCGCCGACGTGATCGCCTCGGCCTTCGACAGCGCGGGCCAGCGCTGTTCGGCCCTGCGCGTATTGTGCTTGCAGGAAGACGTGGCAGACCACGTGCTCGCAATGCTCAAGGGTGCATTGGCCGAACTCCACATAGGCACTACCGATCGCCTCAGCGCGGACATCGGCCCGGTCATCACTGCCCAGGCGCGGGACGGGATCGAGGCCCACATCGCCGCTCTGGCAGCCAAGGGCTGCCCGGTCCACCGTTTGGCGCTCGGCCCGGAAACCGCTGGCGGCACGTTCGTCGCCCCCACGATCATCGAATTGCCGGACCCCGCGCTGCTCACCCGCGAAGTGTTCGGCCCTGTCCTCCACGTCATCCGTTTTCCGCGGTCAGGCATGGGCGCGATGGTCGATCGGATCAATGCCTGGGGCTATGGCCTGACCTTCGGCCTGCACACCCGGCTGGATGAGACCATCACCCGGATCACTGCGAGGGCCAACGCGGGCAACATCTATGTCAACCGCAACGTGATCGGCGCGGTGGTCGGGGTTCAACCATTCGGCGGCCACGGCCTGTCGGGGACCGGACCCAAGGCGGGCGGCCCGCTCTATCTGCGTCGTCTGGTGGCCAGCGCGCCTTCCGCTCCGGCCCTCGCGCTGGGAGAGCGCGAACTGATCGGGCCGGTGGGTGAGCGCAACATTCATGCACTGCGTCCCGTGGGACGTGTGCTCATCGCCGCGCAGCATCATGAACGCCTCGCTGCGCTGGAATCGCGCGTCAAAAGCCTTGGCGGAATCCCGGTCGTCGCCGATCCCGGCTGGCAAGCCCTTGGGCCGTTTGCGCGCGCCCTCGTCGATGGCGACACCGCCTTCACGCTGGCCATCGCGCAGGCGGTGGCCGCGCTTGATGGCGCAATAGTCCCGGTACTTTGCCCGGCCGACGATGACGCCATGCTGATCGGCGAAGTTTCGCTGTCGATCAACACGACGGCGGCCGGCGGCAACGCCAGCCTGATGGCAATGGCATAA
- the bioD gene encoding dethiobiotin synthase, which produces MSAFIVTGTDTGIGKTIFAAALTGALTAHYWKPVQAGLDDGADRDHVALLSGVPASHILPEAYRLATPCSPHRAAEIDGVVIDPARLVLPDVRPLVVEGAGGALVPVTRNTTYADVFAWWNLPVIIVARTALGTINHSLLTIEALRHRGVSVHGVAFVGDANEDSEATICTMGEARRLGRLPILKTLDARTLADAFARNFHLEDFT; this is translated from the coding sequence ATGAGCGCCTTCATCGTCACCGGGACGGATACGGGCATCGGCAAGACGATCTTCGCCGCCGCACTTACCGGTGCCTTGACGGCGCACTACTGGAAGCCGGTTCAGGCGGGGCTGGATGATGGCGCAGATCGCGATCATGTCGCGCTGCTTTCCGGCGTTCCGGCCTCGCACATCCTGCCCGAAGCCTATCGCCTCGCCACCCCTTGTTCGCCCCACCGCGCGGCGGAAATCGATGGCGTGGTGATCGATCCTGCGCGCCTTGTCCTGCCCGATGTGCGTCCTCTGGTGGTCGAAGGCGCAGGCGGCGCACTTGTTCCGGTCACGCGCAACACAACCTACGCCGATGTCTTTGCATGGTGGAACCTGCCGGTCATCATTGTGGCGCGAACCGCACTCGGCACGATCAATCATTCGCTTCTCACCATCGAAGCGCTGCGTCATCGCGGCGTATCCGTTCACGGCGTGGCGTTCGTGGGCGATGCCAATGAAGACAGCGAAGCCACGATCTGCACGATGGGAGAGGCACGGCGGCTGGGCCGTCTGCCAATACTGAAAACGCTGGATGCGCGGACACTTGCCGACGCATTCGCCCGGAATTTCCATCTCGAAGATTTCACCTGA
- a CDS encoding SDR family oxidoreductase, whose amino-acid sequence MTDDKRNFAGKTAFITGGVNGIGFGIARALAMGGMDLILTYRKGQDRDEAAGWLADQGLPPARFVHLDVTDRDRFAQVAAEVGKVHVLVNNAGVSVFGPTDEASYADYDWIMGVNFGGVVNGLVSFLPGMKAHGEGGHVVNVASMAAYLSGPQAGIYTASKFAVRGLTESLRYNLAPHGIGVSLMCPGLTRTNAWTSALKRPDGFGDSGFAPVDAGELEQFGTAFDFGMDPLEVGRKTLAGMIANKGLILTHGEFAEDFAEIYQTSLNALPQEEIPEGRLHIERLRRAGNKAASQGNLVGLNDLT is encoded by the coding sequence ATGACGGACGACAAACGCAATTTCGCTGGAAAGACCGCCTTCATCACCGGGGGAGTCAATGGCATCGGCTTCGGCATTGCCCGCGCCCTTGCCATGGGAGGCATGGATCTCATCCTGACGTACCGCAAGGGACAGGATCGCGATGAAGCGGCGGGGTGGCTGGCCGATCAAGGCCTGCCGCCCGCCCGCTTCGTCCATCTGGACGTAACCGACCGGGATCGTTTCGCGCAGGTGGCGGCCGAAGTCGGCAAGGTTCATGTGCTGGTCAACAACGCCGGCGTCAGCGTGTTCGGGCCGACGGACGAGGCGAGCTATGCCGATTACGACTGGATCATGGGGGTCAACTTCGGCGGCGTGGTCAACGGCCTCGTCTCGTTCCTGCCAGGCATGAAAGCCCACGGGGAGGGAGGCCATGTCGTCAACGTGGCCTCAATGGCGGCATACCTGTCAGGACCGCAGGCGGGCATCTATACCGCCAGCAAGTTCGCGGTGCGCGGGTTGACGGAAAGCCTTCGCTACAATCTGGCGCCCCACGGCATCGGCGTTTCGCTGATGTGCCCCGGCCTTACGCGCACGAACGCCTGGACGAGCGCGCTCAAGCGGCCTGATGGCTTCGGCGATTCCGGTTTCGCTCCGGTCGATGCAGGAGAACTCGAACAATTCGGCACCGCATTTGATTTTGGCATGGACCCGCTGGAAGTGGGCCGGAAAACGCTTGCCGGGATGATAGCCAACAAGGGCCTGATCCTTACGCACGGGGAATTTGCCGAAGATTTCGCCGAAATCTACCAGACTTCGCTCAATGCCCTGCCCCAAGAGGAAATTCCCGAAGGCCGCCTCCACATCGAACGCCTGCGCCGCGCCGGAAACAAAGCGGCATCTCAAGGCAATCTGGTGGGTTTGAACGATCTGACGTGA
- a CDS encoding 50S ribosomal protein L11 methyltransferase has product MSDTLSEHRGYLVDVRRLSRYARAIDQVVSPGDVVADLGCGFGILGMMCLKAGAGKAWGIDGTDAVDIAAESARRAGFGDRYTCINEQTFRAELPEKVDVLICDHVGYFGIDYGILNLMADARRRLLKPGGRMIPERLRLYLAGVRSPSSRSLLDAWGTPEVPDEYRWLRSYAVSTKHPVEYAPTEIVTEPVLAGGVELGEDVAETLAFSASLTAEDSGVLDGIGGWFDCDLGGGITMTNSPLARDKIRRYQVFLGFDQPLAVSAGDRVEVSVRVGHQNSIMAWSVRDPATGKLQKYSNWASMPMSISERMKPSVSSRKLNERGHALRIVLGYIDEAMTGEEIEQAVLRDHPDLFPSPQEISRFVRDELARVSS; this is encoded by the coding sequence GTGTCAGATACACTTTCTGAACACCGGGGTTACTTGGTCGATGTGCGCAGGCTGTCCAGATACGCCCGCGCCATCGACCAAGTTGTTTCTCCCGGTGATGTCGTTGCTGACCTGGGATGCGGTTTTGGCATCTTGGGCATGATGTGTCTGAAGGCCGGGGCCGGTAAGGCCTGGGGCATCGATGGCACCGATGCAGTGGACATTGCGGCCGAATCGGCCCGGCGCGCCGGATTTGGCGATCGCTATACATGCATCAATGAACAGACCTTCCGGGCAGAACTGCCGGAAAAGGTCGACGTTCTAATCTGCGATCATGTCGGATATTTCGGCATAGATTACGGTATTCTCAATCTCATGGCAGATGCCCGCCGCCGGTTGCTGAAGCCGGGTGGCCGCATGATCCCGGAACGCCTCCGCCTTTATCTCGCAGGCGTACGTTCGCCCTCCAGTCGCAGCCTGCTTGATGCCTGGGGAACGCCTGAGGTTCCTGACGAATATCGTTGGCTGCGCAGCTACGCGGTCAGCACCAAGCACCCCGTGGAATATGCACCCACCGAAATCGTCACCGAACCCGTTCTTGCGGGCGGCGTCGAACTGGGCGAGGACGTGGCCGAAACGCTGGCGTTCAGCGCAAGCCTTACTGCCGAGGATTCCGGTGTTCTCGATGGCATCGGTGGCTGGTTCGATTGCGATCTTGGCGGCGGCATCACCATGACGAATTCGCCACTCGCGCGCGACAAGATCCGGCGATACCAGGTGTTTCTCGGCTTCGACCAGCCACTTGCCGTTTCGGCGGGCGACAGGGTTGAAGTGTCTGTCCGCGTCGGCCACCAGAATTCGATCATGGCCTGGTCGGTGCGTGATCCGGCAACCGGCAAGCTGCAGAAGTATTCGAACTGGGCCAGCATGCCCATGTCGATCAGCGAACGCATGAAGCCCAGCGTATCGTCGCGCAAGTTGAATGAGCGCGGCCATGCCTTGCGGATCGTGCTCGGTTATATCGATGAGGCGATGACCGGCGAGGAGATCGAACAGGCCGTGCTGCGCGATCACCCGGACCTGTTTCCGAGTCCGCAGGAAATCTCGCGGTTCGTAAGGGATGAGCTGGCCAGGGTTTCGTCATGA
- a CDS encoding Lrp/AsnC family transcriptional regulator, which yields MDATGRQLDQFDRKIIDLLSRDGRMPVTELAEQVGLSKTPCQVRLKRLIDDGVIKGFRAVLDMARLGLDHIAFTEVKLSDTREQALAEFNRGVMAIPEIEECHMIAGNFDYLMKVRTADIRRFRMVLGEKISTLPHVSNTSTFVVMEPIKDRA from the coding sequence ATGGATGCAACAGGCAGGCAACTTGACCAGTTCGATCGCAAGATTATCGATCTCCTGTCGCGAGACGGGCGGATGCCGGTCACCGAACTGGCCGAACAGGTCGGCTTGTCCAAAACGCCGTGTCAGGTGCGCTTGAAGCGCCTGATCGACGATGGCGTGATCAAGGGATTTCGCGCCGTGCTGGACATGGCGCGTCTGGGGCTGGACCACATTGCGTTCACCGAAGTGAAACTTTCCGACACGCGCGAACAGGCGCTCGCCGAATTCAATCGCGGAGTCATGGCCATTCCCGAAATCGAGGAATGCCACATGATCGCTGGCAATTTCGATTATCTGATGAAGGTGCGAACCGCAGACATCCGCCGTTTCCGCATGGTGCTGGGCGAAAAGATCTCGACCCTGCCGCATGTTTCGAACACGTCGACTTTCGTGGTGATGGAGCCGATCAAGGATCGGGCGTGA
- a CDS encoding PqqD family protein, with protein sequence MKLTDTFTLSEDVVAREVGDETMLLDLASGTYFGLNPVGGQFWKMLEDGLSPMQARDQLLEAFDVEPELLDADLSELLAQFAQQGLITAG encoded by the coding sequence TTGAAACTGACCGATACTTTCACGCTGTCGGAAGACGTGGTTGCCCGTGAAGTTGGCGATGAGACCATGCTGCTCGATCTTGCCAGCGGCACTTATTTCGGGCTGAATCCCGTAGGCGGACAATTCTGGAAAATGCTCGAAGACGGTCTTTCGCCCATGCAGGCGCGCGACCAGTTGCTTGAGGCGTTCGATGTAGAACCCGAACTGCTGGACGCCGACCTTTCGGAATTGCTGGCTCAATTTGCGCAGCAGGGCCTGATTACGGCCGGTTGA